The Clostridia bacterium DNA window AGTTTTTCATATTTTACGAGAACTTAATTTTAAAAAAAATGATTAAAAATTATTTATAAAAATTTTCTTAAGAAATTAGCTAATAAAAGTCATTAATCAAAATAATAAATCAGCAGTATTTTTAAAATGAAAAAATCTGCACGATTTTATAATCTGTTCTTTTATTTGGTCTATTTAGAAAGCAGTTTTAAATCATATTTTTCTAGTTCTTTGGACCGCTTTGTGCCAATTATCAATTAATGTTTTTCGGTGTTTAGGCTCTATATTTGGATAAAAGATTTTTTCTTCATTGTTGTTTTTTAGCTCTTCCACGCTTTGCCAATATCCGACCGTAAGCCCTGCAAGATATGTGGCTCCCAGCGCAGTTGTTTCCAAAATCTTAGGACGGGCAACTTCCACATCCGCAATATCAGCCTGAAACTGCATCAAAAAATCATTGGCACATGCTCCGCCGTCAACTGCAAGGCGCGTAATTTTACTGCCCAAATCTTTTTCCAAAGCGGCAAGAACATCCAGACTTTGGTAAGCGATTGATTCTAATGCTGCTCTGATTATATGCTCTTTTTTTGTTCCTCTGGTTATTCCGCAGATAATTCCTCTAGCGTCTGCATCCCAGTATGGCGCACCTAATCCGGTAAAAGCAGGCACTATAAAAACGCCGTCTGTATCGCTGACTTTTCTTGCATATTTTTCGCTTTCGGCGCTTGTTTTAATAAGTCCCAAACCATGTCTTAGCCATTGAATTACCGCACCGCCTACAAAAACACTGCCTTCTAAGGCGTAAAAAGGCTTTTGCGACGTGCTGGCACAAAGAGCAGTAATTAGTCCTTGCTTGGATTGAACTGCTTGTTCGCCTGTGTTTAGCAACAAAAAACAGCCCGTTCCATAAGTGTTTTTTATATCTCCTGAGTTTATGCAAAGATGTCCAAAAAGTGATGCCTGCTGGTCACCCGCAGCGCAAGCAATAGTAATTTTGGCACCCATAACATGCTCATCCGTATAACCCATAAGATGTCCTGACGGATAAGTTTTGGGCAACATACTCTTAGGGATCTCGAATAATTCTAAGAGTTCGTCATCCCATTGCAATGTGTGGATATTAAAAAGCATTGTGCGGGAAGCGTTGGTGTAATCAGTTGCATGAATCTGACCGCCGCTTAGCTTCCACATAAGATATGTATCAATCGTTCCAAATAATAGTTCACCGCGATTTGCCGCAGCCCTTGCTCCAGACACATTATCCAAAATCCATTTTATTTTGGCTGCCGAAAAATACGCATCCATAACAAGCCCAGTTTTTTTGTAAATCATATCGGCAAGACCTTGCTTGGACAATTTTTCTATCATATCAGCAGTGCGTCTGCATTGCCATACAATAGCATTATAAATCGGCCTTCCGCTGATCTTGTCCCAGACTATCACAGTCTCACGCTGATTGGCAATGCCTATCGCGGCAATGTCCTGAGGTTCAATTTGGGCTTTTTTTAAAGCGTCATGAAAGACATTGATTTGAGTTTTTATAATATCTTGAGGATTATGCTCTACCCAACCTGGTTTTGGATATATTTGTTTGAATTCTTTTTGTGACTTGGAAACTATGTTGCAATAACGATCAAAAATAATGCATCTTGAACTTGTAGTGCCCTGATCAAGCGCAGCGATATACTTTTCTTTCATCTTTTTCCCCTTATCTAAAATAAAATAAAAAGTATCTAAAAAGCTAATTTATTCTTTGATTTTATGTTCAAACTCTTCTATAAAATCCATAAAAGTGTTAATGTCTTTAAATTTACGGTAAACTGCAGCAAAACGGATATATGCAACCTCGTCAATTTCCTTGAGCCCCTGCATAACCATTTCGCCTATTTCATTTGACGGTATTTCTCTTACCATCGAATTGTTGATTTGTTTAACAA harbors:
- the glpK gene encoding glycerol kinase GlpK gives rise to the protein MKEKYIAALDQGTTSSRCIIFDRYCNIVSKSQKEFKQIYPKPGWVEHNPQDIIKTQINVFHDALKKAQIEPQDIAAIGIANQRETVIVWDKISGRPIYNAIVWQCRRTADMIEKLSKQGLADMIYKKTGLVMDAYFSAAKIKWILDNVSGARAAANRGELLFGTIDTYLMWKLSGGQIHATDYTNASRTMLFNIHTLQWDDELLELFEIPKSMLPKTYPSGHLMGYTDEHVMGAKITIACAAGDQQASLFGHLCINSGDIKNTYGTGCFLLLNTGEQAVQSKQGLITALCASTSQKPFYALEGSVFVGGAVIQWLRHGLGLIKTSAESEKYARKVSDTDGVFIVPAFTGLGAPYWDADARGIICGITRGTKKEHIIRAALESIAYQSLDVLAALEKDLGSKITRLAVDGGACANDFLMQFQADIADVEVARPKILETTALGATYLAGLTVGYWQSVEELKNNNEEKIFYPNIEPKHRKTLIDNWHKAVQRTRKI